The following proteins are co-located in the Prinia subflava isolate CZ2003 ecotype Zambia chromosome 16, Cam_Psub_1.2, whole genome shotgun sequence genome:
- the YIPF5 gene encoding protein YIPF5, translating into MSGFDGFNTEFFQTSYSIEDQAQPYDYSGQPYSKPYGGYEYPQQGAFVPPDMMQQQPYTGQIFQPTQGYTPASAQSFYGSSFEDEPPLLQELGINFDHIWQKTLTVLHPLKVADGNIMNETDLAGPMVFCLAFGATLLLAGKIQFGYVYGISAIGCLGMFCLLNLMSMTGVSFGCVASVLGYCLLPMILLSSLAVVCSLQGMLGIILTAGIIGWCSFSASKIFISALAMEGQQLLVAYPCALLYGVFALISVF; encoded by the exons ATGTCCGGGTTCGACGGCTTCAACACCGAGTTCTTCCAGACCAGTTACAGCATCGAGGACCAGGCGCAGCCCTACGACTACAGCGGGCAGCCGTACAGCAA GCCCTATGGAGGCTACGAGTACCCCCAGCAGGGAGCCTTTGTGCCCCCTGACAtgatgcagcagcagccctaCACGGGGCAGATCTTCCAGCCCACGCAGGGCTACACTCCAGCCTCGGCACAGTCCTTCTACGGGAGCAGCTTCGAGGATGAGCCTCCGCTATTACAAG AATTGGGGATCAATTTCGACCACATCTGGCAGAAAACACTAACGGTGCTGCACCCCCTGAAGGTGGCCGATGGCAACATCATGAACGAGACGGACCTGGCCGGGCCCATGGTCTTCTGCCTGGCCTTTGGGGCCACCCTGCTGCTG GCTGGCAAGATCCAGTTCGGGTACGTGTACGGCATCAGCGCCATCGGCTGCCTGGGCATGTTCTGCCTGCTGAACCTGATGAGCATGACCGGCGTGTCCTTCGGCTGCGTGGCCAGCGTGCTGGGCTACTGCCTGCTGCCCATgatcctgctctcctccctggcCGTCGTCTGCTCGCTGCA gGGGATGCTGGGGATTATTCTCACGGCTGGAATTATCGGCTGGTGCAGCTTTTCCGCTTCCAAGATCTTTATCTCTGCCTTAGCCATGgagggccagcagctgctggtggccTACCCCTGCGCGCTGCTCTACGGAGTCTTCGCCCTCATCTCCGTCTTCTGA